The proteins below are encoded in one region of Brassica napus cultivar Da-Ae chromosome A6, Da-Ae, whole genome shotgun sequence:
- the LOC106346865 gene encoding developmentally-regulated G-protein 1: protein MGIIERIKEIEAEMARTQKNKATEYHLGQLKAKIAKLRTQLLEPPKGASGGGEGFEVTKYGHGRVALIGFPSVGKSTLLTMLTGTHSEAASYEFTTLTCIPGVIHYNDTKIQLLDLPGIIEGASEGKGRGRQVIAVAKSSDLVLMVLDASKSEGHRQILTKELEAVGLRLNKKPPQIYFKKKKTGGISFNTTAPLTHIDEKLCYQILHEYKIHNAEVLFRENATVDDFIDVIEGNRKYIKCVYVYNKIDVVGIDDVDRLARQPNSIVISCNLKLNLDRLLARMWDEMGLVRVYSKPQGQQPDFDEPFVLSSDRGGCTVEDFCNHVHRTLVKDMKYALVWGTSARHNPQNCGLSQHLEDEDVVQVVKKKERDEGGRGRFKSHSNAPARIADREKKAPLKQ, encoded by the exons ATGGGGATCATCGAAAGGATTAAAGAAATCGAGGCCGAGATGGCCCGGACACAGAAGAATAAAGCTACAG AGTATCATCTTGGTCAGCTCAAGGCAAAGATTGCGAAGCTCAGGACACAACTTCTGGAGCCTCCAAAG GGTGCTAGTGGAGGCGGGGAAGGTTTTGAAGTTACCAAGTATGGTCATGGACGTGTTGCACTCATAGGATTTCCAAG TGTTGGAAAGTCCACGCTTTTGACAATGTTGACTGGAACGCATTCTGAAGCAGCCTCATATGAATTTACAACACTTACATGTATCCCTGGAGTAATTCACTACAATGACACAAAGATTCAGCTTCTCGATCTTCCTGGTATTATTGAAGGTGCTTCCGAAGGAAAGGGGCGAGGAAGGCAG GTTATTGCTGTTGCAAAGTCTTCCGATCTTGTATTGATGGTTCTTGATGCCTCAAAG agtgAAGGCCACAGGCAAATTCTGACTAAGGAACTTGAGGCAGTGGGCTTGCGGCTAAACAAAAAGCCTCCACAG ATATActttaagaagaaaaagactGGTGGAATCTCTTTCAACACTACAGCACCCTTGACTCACATTGATGAGAAGCTCTGTTATCAGATCCTTCATGAATACAAAATTCACAATGCTGAG GTGCTATTTCGTGAGAATGCCACAGTGGATGACTTCATTGATGTCATTGAAGGAAATCGCAAATATATTAAGTGTGTGTATGTCTACAACAAAATTGATGTTGTTGGAATTGATGATGTGGATAGACTTGCACGGCAGCCAAATTCCATCGTTATTAGCTGCAATCTAAAG CTGAACTTAGACAGACTACTTGCAAGGATGTGGGACGAAATGGGCCTTGTGAGAGTTTACTCGAAGCCTCAGGGCCAGCAACCAGATTTTGATGAGCCTTTTGTCCTCTCATCT GATCGAGGTGGCTGCACAGTTGAAGACTTCTGTAACCACGTCCACAGGACTTTGGTGAAGGATATGAAGTATGCTCTTGTGTGGGGCACAAGCGCAAGGCACAACCCTCAGAATTGTGGTCTTTCTCAGCATCTTGAAGACGAAGATGTTGTTCAGGTTGTCAAGAAAAAG GAGAGAGATGAAGGAGGAAGAGGCCGGTTCAAGTCACACTCTAATGCCCCTGCTAGAATTGCAGACCGAGAGAAGAAAGCTCCTCTTAAGCAATAA